One genomic segment of Burkholderia pyrrocinia includes these proteins:
- a CDS encoding fimbrial protein, protein MNARIQSLCEPAVTDYFVCASQQEAHVRWLADTLVSAGAVEAASLEPGVLAQRITGLNPALVFIDFSDGSTAASIAAAAVRATHPGLPIVALGSLAQPESTLAALRAGVRDFIDVSAPAEEALRTTRGLLANVAEPASRHGKLVALLGARAGMGVSTLAANLAVWLQKRAASPGAGGVPIGGTPAGRQTALVDLGLPAGDGALFLNTRCEFHFIDAVHNLRRIDRTFVNTALTRHESGVALTTLPADLGGLRDVSYASCAGLLNRFRAFFDQQVVDLGGFSNREFVAQITSSADEAWLVCDQGVASIVSAADLLTGLRDAGVDTDRVRLVVNQYDPALDLTPAQIADRLGLSLVGTLPSRRVAIGHAANQGRLIVDMAERDPYVRALESLAARLPGVSVRSAAPRPASGLSALKRFIQPSSKRS, encoded by the coding sequence ATGAACGCGCGAATCCAGTCATTGTGTGAACCCGCCGTGACCGATTATTTCGTTTGCGCATCGCAACAGGAGGCGCATGTCCGCTGGCTGGCCGATACGCTCGTGTCGGCCGGTGCGGTCGAGGCCGCATCGCTCGAACCGGGCGTGCTTGCACAGCGCATCACGGGCCTCAATCCGGCGCTCGTCTTCATCGATTTCTCGGACGGCAGCACGGCAGCGAGCATTGCCGCCGCCGCGGTTCGCGCCACGCATCCGGGGTTGCCGATCGTTGCGCTCGGTTCGCTCGCACAGCCGGAGAGCACACTCGCCGCATTGCGCGCCGGCGTTCGCGATTTCATCGACGTGTCGGCACCGGCCGAGGAGGCGCTGCGCACGACGCGCGGGCTGCTTGCGAACGTCGCCGAGCCGGCGAGCCGCCACGGCAAGCTCGTCGCGTTGCTTGGTGCGCGCGCCGGCATGGGCGTGAGCACGCTCGCGGCGAATCTCGCCGTATGGCTGCAGAAGCGCGCGGCGAGCCCGGGGGCGGGCGGCGTGCCGATTGGCGGCACACCGGCCGGTCGCCAGACCGCACTCGTCGACCTGGGGCTGCCGGCAGGCGATGGCGCGCTGTTCCTGAATACCCGCTGCGAATTCCATTTCATCGATGCGGTTCACAACCTGCGCCGCATCGACCGGACCTTCGTGAATACCGCGCTGACCCGGCATGAGAGCGGCGTCGCATTGACGACGCTGCCGGCCGATCTCGGCGGACTGCGCGACGTCTCGTATGCGTCGTGTGCCGGTTTGCTGAACCGGTTTCGCGCGTTCTTCGATCAGCAGGTCGTCGATCTCGGCGGCTTTTCGAACCGCGAGTTCGTTGCCCAGATCACGAGCTCGGCCGACGAAGCGTGGCTCGTCTGCGATCAGGGCGTCGCGTCGATCGTGTCGGCAGCCGATCTGCTTACCGGGCTGCGCGACGCGGGCGTCGATACCGATCGCGTCCGGCTCGTCGTCAACCAGTACGACCCTGCACTCGACCTGACGCCCGCGCAGATTGCCGATCGCCTCGGCTTGTCGCTGGTCGGTACCTTGCCGTCGCGCCGCGTCGCGATCGGCCATGCGGCGAACCAGGGCCGGCTCATCGTCGATATGGCGGAGCGCGATCCGTACGTGCGCGCGCTCGAGTCGCTCGCCGCGAGGCTGCCAGGCGTGTCGGTCAGGTCGGCCGCACCGCGTCCGGCATCCGGCCTGTCCGCGCTGAAGCGTTTCATTCAACCCTCGTCCAAGCGGTCGTAA
- a CDS encoding type II secretion system F family protein, whose protein sequence is MYSAMVWVLAMAMLCVAAAMMLWRHAETRRVRNDAKRFIDSRLEPGARAGVAAQAARPAPTGAARAVPQPGAARNVSSDAFWAYWYATASEYLANLASRAGIEDARGKTLVALAVLVAVAFIAGSRGGALACFAAIACGSAILGVWLASRIQRRRLKIVRQIPSFLDGIVRLVTLGNSVPAAFQSALLTTEEPLRSCLDLVSRMLRGGIEIDRAMMHIAKIYRTEEFELVGSVLRLSVKYGGRADVMLERMAVFMRDLEQAERELTAMSSETRLSAFVLVMLPIAIGSFVVMTNPKYLHGMWNDPSGRSLLMIAFLMQLAGSVWLYRMARLR, encoded by the coding sequence ATGTATAGCGCCATGGTGTGGGTGCTGGCGATGGCGATGCTGTGCGTCGCGGCGGCGATGATGCTGTGGCGTCACGCGGAGACCCGGCGCGTGCGGAATGACGCGAAGCGCTTTATCGACAGTCGACTCGAACCCGGTGCACGTGCCGGTGTCGCTGCGCAGGCGGCACGGCCGGCGCCGACTGGTGCCGCGCGTGCCGTGCCGCAGCCCGGTGCGGCACGGAATGTATCGTCCGACGCATTCTGGGCGTACTGGTATGCGACGGCATCCGAGTATCTGGCGAACCTCGCGAGTCGCGCGGGGATCGAGGATGCCCGCGGCAAGACGCTCGTCGCGCTTGCGGTGCTTGTCGCGGTTGCGTTCATCGCGGGCAGCCGCGGCGGTGCGCTGGCATGCTTTGCGGCGATCGCTTGCGGAAGCGCGATCCTCGGCGTCTGGCTCGCGTCGCGGATCCAGCGGCGGCGGTTGAAGATCGTCCGGCAGATCCCGTCGTTCCTCGACGGGATAGTGCGTCTCGTGACGCTTGGCAACAGCGTGCCGGCGGCGTTCCAGTCCGCCCTGCTGACGACCGAGGAGCCGCTTCGCAGCTGTCTCGACCTCGTGTCGCGGATGTTGCGCGGCGGTATCGAGATCGATCGCGCAATGATGCACATCGCAAAGATCTACCGGACCGAAGAGTTCGAACTCGTAGGCTCGGTGCTGCGCTTGTCCGTCAAATACGGTGGTCGCGCGGACGTCATGCTTGAGCGGATGGCAGTGTTCATGCGCGATCTGGAGCAGGCCGAGCGTGAATTGACCGCGATGTCGTCGGAGACGCGGCTGTCGGCGTTTGTCCTCGTCATGCTGCCGATCGCGATCGGCAGCTTTGTCGTGATGACCAATCCGAAGTATCTGCATGGGATGTGGAACGATCCGAGTGGGCGATCGCTCCTCATGATCGCGTTCCTGATGCAATTGGCCGGTAGCGTATGGCTGTATCGAATGGCTCGGCTCAGGTGA
- a CDS encoding tetratricopeptide repeat protein: protein MKRTGGMATRAGAVAAVLLLGACATKDSGYGVNAQTERAALIQAADQKQAVPDTPGMYLGLIQRMQSQGLYYASLAHIDAYDKTYGVMPESILLRADALRMTDQPAASAAAYTQLLKTPLAARGYRGLGLLAGAAGDFDRAAQTLTQASELAPTDASMLSDLAYAKLRSGDVVGARVPLMKAAELDQRNPKIVSNLVLYLFAAGRPQDAQKLMNQQHLPADIRKDIVSDAAKITAAARAQQRAVATPPVVSRRGTAAPITPMANNFGYDQTVPLLQRFAQ from the coding sequence ATGAAGCGGACAGGCGGAATGGCGACGCGGGCGGGTGCGGTAGCGGCGGTGCTGCTGCTGGGCGCGTGCGCGACCAAGGATAGTGGTTATGGCGTGAACGCGCAGACGGAGCGTGCGGCGCTGATACAGGCAGCCGACCAGAAGCAGGCCGTGCCGGATACGCCTGGCATGTACCTCGGCCTGATCCAGCGGATGCAGTCGCAGGGGCTCTATTACGCGTCGCTCGCGCACATCGACGCGTACGACAAGACATACGGTGTCATGCCGGAGTCAATCCTGCTGCGCGCGGACGCGCTGCGGATGACCGACCAGCCGGCCGCGAGCGCGGCCGCCTATACGCAGTTGCTGAAGACGCCGCTCGCCGCGCGCGGCTATCGCGGGCTAGGGCTGCTTGCGGGCGCGGCGGGTGATTTTGACCGCGCGGCGCAGACGCTGACGCAGGCGTCGGAACTGGCGCCGACCGATGCGTCGATGCTGTCCGATCTCGCATACGCGAAGCTGCGCAGCGGCGATGTCGTCGGCGCGCGCGTGCCGTTGATGAAGGCGGCCGAACTGGATCAGCGCAATCCGAAAATCGTCAGCAACCTCGTGCTTTACCTGTTTGCAGCAGGCCGCCCGCAGGACGCGCAGAAGTTGATGAACCAGCAGCACCTGCCGGCGGATATCCGCAAGGACATCGTCAGCGACGCAGCGAAGATTACGGCGGCAGCGCGCGCGCAGCAACGCGCGGTTGCGACGCCGCCGGTGGTGTCGCGGCGCGGTACCGCCGCGCCGATCACGCCGATGGCGAACAACTTTGGCTACGATCAGACCGTGCCGCTGCTGCAACGGTTTGCACAATGA
- a CDS encoding pilus assembly protein TadG-related protein, which produces MAAIWVSVAFIMLGAIDIGHFYSERRSMQAAADLAALSAVPQITADSTCTAATTAANRIANPAANPLPANSTVSVTCGVWTAPQGGGNPLFTPTSGAATNGQCAGLSPGTINGQSVNAVCVTVSEPVSGIFRSGVTIDASAVAKSVPTDTFTLTTSLATLNGGLANQLLQALLGTPNPLSLQLVDYQGLAQVNLKLAGILANLQVGSSTAVLSGTVTLGQLASAALQAATQQNVAAANVNVLNAIVVALCSNSVCGGPQIALNQLVSATVANGSSAVNASVNALGLLSTALQLANGTNSVSIPSVTVQTPTLLAPLLNVTVSGSVKLGANPPSTASGPPGPSNCGTTNCTTNTSTAQGNVFLNTSISLLSTCSNGSLVFPGGSCPSGTATPLAAVQLPITAYVAPATAGLMSVTCTADGTKSAQVNVQTGVVAVYIGGAANTPINLNAPSGYVPDGSAAPITLVSVNLQSLLNLLNLGGLVSGLTTLVKALTFGIVDLTDISINVNLLPGQLTVPVANQNPTPLVFTYPGPGSSASPSPASPYMLSTGTDQFLSPAVQGILNSGLQLQLTANSGVLSWLGVIVNPVLSVVTGPLLSALATTLVPLLLQPIDSLLTSVTGLLGLSLGNAYVTNTPDSIKCGNPMLVQ; this is translated from the coding sequence ATGGCCGCGATCTGGGTGTCGGTCGCCTTCATCATGCTGGGTGCGATCGACATCGGCCATTTCTATTCCGAACGGCGCAGCATGCAGGCGGCTGCCGATCTGGCCGCGCTTTCGGCCGTGCCGCAAATTACTGCCGATTCGACCTGCACGGCCGCGACGACCGCCGCCAATCGAATCGCGAATCCGGCGGCGAATCCGCTGCCGGCCAACTCGACCGTTTCCGTGACGTGCGGTGTCTGGACCGCGCCTCAGGGCGGCGGCAATCCGCTGTTTACGCCGACTTCAGGCGCAGCAACCAATGGTCAATGCGCAGGCTTGTCGCCCGGAACGATCAATGGTCAATCGGTCAACGCGGTATGCGTGACGGTTTCCGAGCCGGTCTCGGGCATTTTTCGTAGCGGGGTAACCATCGATGCGTCGGCAGTCGCGAAGAGCGTGCCGACCGATACGTTTACGCTGACCACGTCGCTGGCGACGTTGAACGGCGGACTGGCCAATCAGTTGCTCCAGGCGCTGCTGGGTACGCCCAATCCACTGAGTCTCCAGCTCGTCGATTACCAGGGGCTCGCGCAAGTCAACCTGAAACTGGCCGGCATTCTCGCCAATCTGCAGGTCGGCTCAAGCACGGCCGTGCTGAGCGGCACCGTGACGCTCGGCCAACTGGCCAGCGCGGCGCTACAGGCGGCGACGCAGCAGAACGTGGCGGCGGCGAATGTGAACGTTCTGAACGCGATCGTCGTCGCACTCTGTTCCAACAGCGTGTGCGGCGGCCCGCAGATCGCGCTCAACCAGCTGGTTTCCGCCACGGTGGCCAATGGAAGTTCCGCCGTCAATGCCAGCGTCAATGCGCTCGGATTGTTGTCGACGGCATTGCAGCTCGCAAACGGCACGAATTCGGTCAGCATTCCCAGTGTTACGGTCCAGACGCCCACGTTGCTCGCGCCGTTACTGAACGTGACCGTGTCGGGTTCCGTCAAGCTGGGGGCGAATCCGCCGTCCACCGCGAGCGGTCCGCCCGGGCCGTCGAACTGCGGGACCACCAACTGCACGACCAATACGTCGACCGCACAGGGGAACGTGTTCCTCAATACGTCGATCTCGCTGCTGTCGACGTGCTCCAACGGCTCGCTGGTCTTTCCGGGGGGCAGTTGCCCATCCGGCACGGCGACGCCGCTTGCAGCGGTGCAATTGCCGATCACCGCCTATGTGGCGCCGGCGACGGCCGGCCTGATGTCCGTCACCTGTACCGCTGACGGTACGAAAAGCGCGCAGGTCAACGTGCAGACCGGGGTAGTGGCCGTCTACATCGGCGGCGCGGCGAATACGCCGATCAATCTCAATGCGCCCAGCGGTTATGTTCCCGATGGCAGTGCTGCGCCGATTACGCTGGTGTCCGTCAACCTGCAGAGCCTGCTCAATCTGTTGAACCTCGGCGGTCTGGTTTCGGGGCTGACGACGTTGGTCAAAGCCCTGACGTTCGGGATCGTCGACCTGACCGATATCTCGATCAACGTCAACCTGTTGCCCGGACAGTTGACGGTTCCCGTCGCCAATCAAAATCCGACGCCACTGGTGTTCACGTATCCCGGGCCCGGGTCGTCCGCTTCGCCGAGCCCGGCGTCGCCGTACATGCTGAGCACGGGAACGGATCAGTTCCTGTCGCCCGCCGTTCAAGGTATCTTGAACAGCGGTCTGCAGTTGCAACTGACAGCGAACAGCGGCGTGCTTTCGTGGCTGGGTGTGATAGTGAATCCCGTACTGAGCGTCGTGACCGGGCCGCTTCTGTCCGCGCTGGCAACCACGCTCGTTCCATTACTCCTGCAACCGATCGATTCGCTCCTGACCTCGGTCACGGGCCTGCTCGGCCTGAGCCTGGGGAACGCCTATGTCACGAACACACCGGACTCGATCAAATGCGGCAATCCCATGCTTGTTCAATGA
- a CDS encoding type II secretion system F family protein yields MTATQIGAIALAVGALGVLLLGMVAMLRASAATRAERALVDALDRRMAALEAAKARTAPDGEASAKPDVRGGQRVERFLDRLSAAGVRWLDTGLGKYVVAEEDRRLLEQCGYVDARTRGLFLSARVACGVGLPLLFAIFASGRMKGGIWMIGMFVAFGLGFMLPKLYVQRRAAARRQSVVDELPLLVDMLRLLQGVGLSLDQSLQVVTNDFRGMLPVLSSEVGIAQRQFAAGRTREQSLQRLSGGFDNEDLRAIVRLMIQVDKHGGAVQEPLKQFGDRLRETRRAMLRERIGRLTVKMTGVMVLTLLPALLIVTAGPGMLAVMHALSPHH; encoded by the coding sequence ATGACAGCGACTCAAATTGGAGCGATTGCGTTGGCGGTGGGCGCGCTCGGGGTACTGCTGCTCGGCATGGTTGCGATGTTGCGCGCGAGTGCCGCGACGCGCGCCGAACGCGCGCTGGTCGATGCGCTGGACCGGCGCATGGCCGCGCTCGAGGCAGCGAAAGCGCGAACCGCGCCGGATGGCGAGGCGTCTGCGAAACCCGACGTACGTGGCGGGCAGCGCGTCGAACGTTTTCTCGACAGGCTGTCGGCGGCGGGCGTGCGCTGGCTCGATACCGGGCTCGGAAAATACGTAGTCGCGGAAGAGGATCGCCGCCTGCTCGAGCAATGCGGCTATGTCGACGCGCGCACGCGCGGGCTGTTCCTGAGCGCGCGGGTCGCATGCGGGGTCGGACTGCCGCTGCTGTTCGCGATCTTCGCGAGCGGACGCATGAAGGGCGGTATCTGGATGATCGGCATGTTCGTCGCTTTCGGGCTCGGCTTCATGTTGCCGAAGCTCTATGTGCAGCGCCGTGCGGCGGCGCGGCGGCAGAGCGTGGTCGACGAACTGCCGTTGCTCGTCGACATGTTGCGCTTGCTGCAGGGCGTCGGACTGTCGCTCGATCAGAGCCTGCAGGTCGTGACGAACGATTTTCGCGGGATGTTGCCGGTGCTGTCGTCGGAGGTGGGAATCGCGCAGCGCCAGTTCGCCGCGGGACGCACGCGCGAGCAGTCGCTGCAGCGGCTGTCCGGCGGATTCGACAACGAGGATTTGCGCGCGATCGTGCGATTGATGATCCAGGTCGACAAGCATGGCGGCGCGGTGCAGGAGCCGCTCAAGCAGTTCGGGGACCGGCTGCGCGAAACGCGCCGGGCCATGCTGCGCGAGCGGATCGGCCGGTTGACCGTGAAGATGACCGGTGTGATGGTGCTGACGCTGTTGCCCGCGCTGTTGATCGTGACTGCCGGGCCGGGCATGTTGGCGGTGATGCACGCGTTGTCGCCGCATCATTGA
- a CDS encoding DUF2968 domain-containing protein encodes MSHMTGLGRACVLLVMVGGMQGAYAQGLAGSDSPAVQQASAPVAAIPVIDPQVQTSVQPQAGETTGPSTVDDLQRQIQAHSLTEMRTSYNGSYGASLLFNVKDGAYFVALFQQKAFWRVIKTYDETRAEAIYRDFSRQAERLAVNELRAAKLESQKAQMDKQIEVTQDRARRLQADISIARQQQAAVSDRQKSVRSETAALQAQQAELQSQLRALQQQVRSLQREANAGLPTTAR; translated from the coding sequence ATGAGCCATATGACGGGGTTGGGGCGGGCGTGTGTGTTGCTCGTTATGGTGGGAGGCATGCAGGGCGCTTACGCGCAGGGGCTGGCAGGCAGCGATTCACCGGCGGTGCAGCAGGCATCGGCGCCGGTGGCCGCGATTCCGGTGATCGATCCGCAGGTCCAGACGTCGGTGCAGCCGCAGGCGGGCGAGACGACGGGGCCGAGCACGGTCGACGACCTGCAGCGCCAGATCCAGGCGCACTCGCTGACGGAAATGCGCACGAGCTACAACGGCAGCTACGGTGCGAGCCTGCTGTTCAACGTGAAGGACGGTGCGTATTTCGTCGCGCTGTTCCAGCAGAAGGCATTCTGGCGCGTGATCAAGACTTACGACGAAACGCGCGCGGAAGCGATCTATCGCGATTTCTCGCGCCAGGCGGAGCGGCTGGCCGTCAACGAACTGCGGGCGGCGAAGCTGGAATCGCAGAAGGCACAAATGGACAAGCAGATCGAAGTCACGCAGGATCGCGCGCGGCGTCTGCAGGCCGATATCTCGATCGCACGCCAGCAGCAGGCGGCAGTCTCGGATCGCCAGAAGAGCGTCCGCAGCGAGACGGCCGCGTTGCAGGCGCAACAGGCCGAACTCCAGTCGCAACTGCGCGCGTTGCAGCAGCAGGTGCGGTCGCTGCAGCGCGAGGCCAACGCGGGCCTGCCGACGACGGCACGTTGA
- a CDS encoding DUF3613 domain-containing protein, which produces MNDNKNHRSVHAHRATVLAAIVCMMAGSAAAYGQDAMTAGASDVGRSTKDWLTMQRDNRAAAPTQPMLGDVASLVYQRYLDSFKNKIPNSMSPQLGSASGMSGGGQGMQ; this is translated from the coding sequence ATGAACGACAACAAAAATCATCGAAGCGTGCACGCGCACCGGGCCACGGTGCTGGCCGCGATCGTCTGCATGATGGCCGGTTCCGCCGCAGCATACGGGCAAGATGCCATGACAGCGGGCGCATCCGACGTCGGCCGCTCGACAAAGGACTGGCTCACGATGCAACGCGACAATCGCGCGGCGGCGCCGACGCAGCCGATGCTCGGCGACGTCGCGTCACTCGTCTACCAGCGCTATCTCGATTCGTTCAAGAACAAGATCCCGAATTCGATGAGCCCGCAGCTCGGTTCCGCCAGCGGCATGTCGGGCGGTGGTCAGGGTATGCAGTAA
- a CDS encoding CpaF family protein, whose translation MAHDIQFADGAAPFSQTQQFHDIKNAAHEHLLTRIEELGAEFGRWSREAINQFVDLEIDSFVRLRRIPLNENEVRTIAEALTKELAGFGPIEDLLADPAVEDILINGYNDVYVSRHGILAKLPVRFADNAHLLRIVRRILAPIGRRLDESNPMVDARLPDGGRVNVVIEPLSIDGPVVSIRKFRKDPLKPSDLLGNGTFNEEINTLLQAAVEARCNILVSGGTSSGKTSLLNALAFHIPEIERVVTIEDTAELSLNHPHVVRLESRPGGFDGTGVVSIRDLLRNTLRMRPDRIIVGEVRGGEVLEMLQAMNTGHDGSMGTVHASSPRECLYRLEMLAGFAGFQGTESSLRRQIANAIDFIVQIGRLSNGRRRILSITEVTGLSDNIIATQELYRYEARVTAEGEEVDNWETLGIHPHSPKLARFRQTLTSGGFGDGGFGGGFGGGGFGRGGGGFNV comes from the coding sequence ATGGCACACGACATTCAATTCGCCGACGGCGCAGCGCCGTTCTCCCAGACGCAGCAATTCCATGACATCAAGAATGCCGCGCACGAGCACTTGCTGACGCGCATCGAAGAACTGGGCGCCGAGTTCGGCCGATGGTCCCGCGAGGCGATCAACCAGTTCGTCGATCTCGAGATCGACAGTTTCGTGCGCCTGCGCCGCATTCCGCTCAACGAGAATGAGGTGCGTACGATCGCCGAGGCGCTGACGAAGGAGCTCGCGGGCTTCGGGCCGATCGAGGACCTGCTCGCGGACCCGGCTGTCGAGGACATCCTGATCAACGGCTACAACGACGTGTACGTATCGCGTCACGGGATCCTCGCGAAATTGCCGGTGCGCTTCGCCGACAACGCGCACCTGTTGCGGATCGTGCGGCGCATCCTCGCGCCGATCGGCCGCCGTCTCGACGAGTCGAACCCGATGGTCGATGCGCGGCTGCCCGATGGCGGCCGCGTGAACGTCGTGATCGAGCCGCTGTCGATCGACGGCCCGGTCGTATCGATCCGGAAATTCCGCAAGGATCCGCTGAAGCCGTCCGACCTGCTCGGCAACGGGACGTTCAACGAAGAAATCAACACGCTGCTCCAGGCGGCGGTCGAGGCGCGCTGCAACATTCTCGTGTCGGGCGGTACGAGTTCCGGCAAGACGTCGCTGCTCAACGCGCTCGCGTTCCACATTCCCGAGATCGAGCGTGTCGTGACGATCGAGGATACGGCGGAACTGTCGCTGAACCACCCGCACGTCGTGCGGCTCGAGAGCCGGCCGGGCGGCTTCGACGGCACCGGCGTGGTGTCGATTCGCGACCTGCTGCGCAATACGCTGCGGATGCGCCCGGACCGGATCATCGTCGGCGAAGTGCGCGGCGGCGAAGTGCTGGAAATGCTGCAGGCGATGAACACCGGTCACGACGGCTCGATGGGCACCGTGCACGCGAGTTCGCCGCGCGAGTGCCTGTACCGTCTCGAGATGCTGGCGGGCTTCGCGGGCTTCCAGGGCACCGAGTCGAGCCTGCGCCGGCAGATCGCGAACGCGATCGACTTCATCGTGCAGATCGGGCGCCTGTCGAACGGGCGGCGGCGGATCCTGTCGATCACCGAAGTTACCGGGCTGTCCGACAACATCATCGCGACGCAGGAGCTTTACCGCTACGAAGCGCGCGTGACGGCGGAGGGCGAGGAGGTCGACAACTGGGAAACGCTGGGCATTCATCCGCATTCGCCGAAGCTCGCACGCTTTCGCCAGACGCTGACGAGCGGCGGGTTCGGCGACGGCGGGTTTGGCGGCGGGTTCGGTGGTGGCGGGTTCGGCCGCGGCGGCGGGGGCTTCAATGTATAG
- a CDS encoding sigma 54-interacting transcriptional regulator has translation MRTTPAIEELDLYVWEGKADIVDRVARCMASFDVEVIRADNAEISPERAALRPSLAIISVSMIESGAAFLRDWQANIGMPVVWVGAARDHDSSQYPPEYSHILPLDFTCAELRGMIGKLVTQLRAHTAETLQPSELVAHSESMQALLHEVDTFADCDTNVLLHGETGVGKERIAQLLHEKHSRYRHGEFVPVNCGAIPDGLFESLFFGHAKGSFTGAVVAHKGYFEQAAGGTLFLDEVGDLPLYQQVKLLRVLEDGAVLRVGAATSVKVDFRLVAASNKKLPQLVKDGLFRADLYYRLAVIELSIPSLEERGAVDKIALFKSFVAQVVGEDRLAELSDLPYWLTDSVADSYFPGNVRELRNLAERVGVTVRQTGGWDAARLQRLIAHARNSAQPVPAESAAEVFVDRSKWDMNERHRVIAALDANGWRRQDTAQQLGISRKVLWEKMRKYQIFDEEPETRESE, from the coding sequence ATGAGAACCACGCCCGCAATCGAAGAGCTCGACCTGTACGTCTGGGAAGGCAAGGCGGACATCGTCGACCGTGTCGCCCGGTGCATGGCGAGCTTCGACGTCGAAGTGATCCGCGCCGACAACGCGGAGATCTCGCCCGAGCGCGCCGCGTTGCGGCCGTCGCTGGCGATCATCAGCGTGTCGATGATCGAATCCGGCGCAGCGTTCCTGCGCGACTGGCAGGCCAACATCGGCATGCCGGTCGTCTGGGTCGGCGCGGCGCGCGACCACGACTCGTCGCAGTATCCGCCCGAGTATTCGCACATCCTGCCGCTCGACTTCACGTGTGCCGAGCTGCGCGGCATGATCGGCAAGCTCGTCACGCAACTGCGTGCGCACACGGCCGAAACGTTACAGCCGTCCGAGCTCGTCGCGCACTCGGAATCGATGCAGGCGCTGCTGCACGAAGTCGATACGTTCGCCGACTGCGACACCAACGTGCTGCTGCACGGCGAAACCGGCGTCGGCAAGGAGCGTATCGCGCAACTGCTGCACGAAAAGCATTCGCGCTACCGGCACGGCGAATTCGTGCCGGTGAACTGCGGCGCGATTCCGGACGGCCTGTTCGAATCGCTGTTCTTCGGCCATGCGAAAGGATCGTTCACGGGCGCGGTTGTTGCGCATAAAGGGTATTTCGAACAGGCGGCGGGCGGCACGCTGTTCCTCGACGAAGTCGGCGATCTGCCGCTGTACCAGCAGGTCAAGCTGCTGCGCGTGCTCGAGGACGGCGCGGTGCTGCGTGTCGGCGCGGCGACGTCGGTCAAGGTCGATTTCCGCCTGGTCGCGGCGAGCAACAAGAAGCTGCCGCAGCTCGTGAAGGACGGCCTGTTCCGTGCCGATCTCTACTACCGGCTCGCGGTGATCGAGCTGAGCATTCCGTCTCTGGAAGAACGCGGCGCAGTCGACAAGATCGCGCTGTTCAAGTCGTTCGTCGCACAGGTCGTCGGCGAGGACCGGCTCGCCGAGTTGTCCGATCTGCCGTACTGGCTGACGGATTCGGTCGCGGACAGCTACTTTCCCGGCAACGTGCGCGAATTGCGCAACCTCGCGGAGCGTGTCGGCGTGACGGTGCGGCAGACGGGCGGGTGGGACGCCGCGCGTCTCCAGCGGCTGATTGCACACGCGCGCAACTCGGCGCAGCCGGTGCCGGCGGAGAGTGCGGCCGAGGTCTTCGTCGATCGCAGCAAGTGGGACATGAACGAGCGCCACCGCGTCATCGCGGCGCTCGACGCAAACGGTTGGCGGCGTCAGGACACGGCGCAGCAACTCGGCATCAGCCGCAAGGTATTGTGGGAAAAAATGCGCAAATATCAGATCTTCGACGAAGAGCCCGAGACACGCGAAAGCGAGTAA